One Ammoniphilus sp. CFH 90114 genomic window carries:
- a CDS encoding UbiX family flavin prenyltransferase, producing the protein MRKIFVVGITGASGAIYGVRLTQELLKLDHKVHLVITEAGWQVFREELGFDIQDRDQVLATYIMQEGVGELHYHHLRDFTAPIASGSYQSDAMIIVPCSMGTVSGIAHGASGNLLERTADVMLKEGRRLVLVPRETPFNTIHLENLLKLSQYGARIVPAMPGFYQKPETMEDLVHFVVGKALDSLQVPHSLFRRWGEQG; encoded by the coding sequence ATGAGAAAAATTTTCGTTGTAGGGATAACAGGAGCTAGCGGGGCAATTTATGGAGTCCGTCTGACACAAGAACTGCTAAAATTGGATCATAAGGTACACTTGGTAATTACAGAAGCAGGATGGCAAGTTTTTCGAGAAGAGCTTGGTTTTGATATACAGGATCGCGATCAAGTGTTAGCCACTTACATCATGCAGGAGGGAGTGGGGGAGCTTCACTATCACCATCTAAGAGACTTCACGGCACCGATTGCAAGTGGATCTTACCAGAGTGATGCGATGATTATTGTGCCTTGCTCCATGGGAACAGTAAGTGGAATCGCACATGGTGCGTCAGGCAACCTCTTAGAACGAACCGCTGATGTCATGCTAAAGGAAGGTCGGAGACTAGTTTTGGTACCGCGGGAGACGCCTTTCAACACCATTCACTTAGAGAATCTTCTCAAACTTTCTCAGTATGGAGCTCGAATTGTGCCTGCGATGCCTGGATTTTACCAGAAGCCTGAGACCATGGAGGATCTTGTTCATTTTGTAGTTGGTAAAGCATTAGATAGCCTTCAAGTTCCGCACTCCCTATTCCGTAGATGGGGGGAACAAGGATGA
- a CDS encoding menaquinone biosynthetic enzyme MqnA/MqnD family protein, whose protein sequence is MSRIQIGKISYSNVLPVFHFFRDARFTGRASFTERVPAELNRQLAAGDIDLGPVSSFAYAENAASYQVLGDLSVSALGAVGSIFMFSKRPLEELREPCIALTNSSATSVNLLKIIMEKFHGSHPKYQTVKPNLLSMMKDSDAALLIGDDALLAKWNNPGYYVYDLGELWYKHTGMWMTFALWTVRNQVIEHQPDLLREIHHEFLRSKQQGLEQLDHIILHAKEEFGGTYEFWKAYFSGLCYDFQSDQKRGLEYYFRCAAELGLLSRPIEVKIWDAGAKIT, encoded by the coding sequence ATGAGTCGGATACAGATCGGAAAGATTTCTTACTCTAATGTACTTCCTGTTTTTCATTTTTTTCGCGATGCGAGATTTACAGGTCGGGCCTCTTTTACTGAAAGGGTACCTGCGGAGCTAAATCGTCAACTTGCAGCTGGGGATATTGATTTGGGACCCGTATCGTCCTTCGCGTATGCTGAGAATGCGGCATCCTATCAGGTGCTTGGAGATCTTTCAGTCAGTGCCTTAGGTGCTGTAGGTTCAATATTCATGTTTAGTAAGAGACCGTTAGAAGAATTAAGGGAACCTTGTATTGCCTTGACAAACTCTTCCGCCACGTCAGTGAATTTATTAAAGATCATAATGGAGAAGTTTCATGGGAGTCATCCGAAGTATCAAACTGTGAAGCCAAATTTGCTTAGCATGATGAAGGACAGTGATGCAGCATTGCTTATCGGTGACGACGCACTCCTGGCAAAATGGAATAATCCTGGCTATTATGTTTACGATTTGGGAGAATTGTGGTATAAACATACAGGGATGTGGATGACCTTTGCTTTATGGACTGTGAGAAACCAAGTAATTGAACATCAACCAGACTTGCTGAGGGAAATTCATCATGAGTTCTTACGGTCGAAGCAACAAGGGTTGGAACAATTGGATCATATCATTCTACACGCTAAGGAAGAATTCGGTGGGACTTACGAGTTCTGGAAAGCATACTTTTCGGGGTTATGTTATGACTTCCAATCAGATCAGAAGAGAGGGCTGGAATATTATTTTCGTTGTGCAGCTGAGCTAGGTTTGTTGTCTCGACCCATTGAAGTGAAAATATGGGATGCAGGTGCGAAAATAACTTAA
- a CDS encoding polyprenyl synthetase family protein: MKLADIFFQMKNDMQYIEKELARSISTKDVVLYKTSSHLLKAGGKRIRPVFVLLGGKFGQYDREQLKHVAVALELIHMATLVHDDVIDDAETRRGQQTVKSKWDNRLAMYTGDYILAEALLTITSLPIPRVHQVLSRSIMLMTLGEIEQIRDFHRWDQSLRNYLKRIRRKTALLIAISCQLGAIAAGAPEKYIRALYNYGYNVGMAFQITDDILDFTGDEKTLGKPAGSDLRQGNITLPALYCLQHEDTAMPLKEMMENVVDADGNTRIHLPDNRAQDAIQIIRGSKGLSYAQSLAERYIERALEWLEELPEGQPRSSLREIAHFIGRRQF, encoded by the coding sequence ATGAAATTAGCTGACATTTTCTTCCAAATGAAAAATGACATGCAATATATAGAAAAAGAGCTGGCACGGTCTATTTCTACCAAGGATGTCGTGCTCTATAAAACGTCCAGTCATTTACTCAAGGCAGGAGGAAAACGCATTCGTCCTGTTTTTGTGTTATTGGGTGGAAAGTTTGGTCAATACGACCGTGAGCAATTAAAGCATGTTGCTGTCGCTTTAGAATTGATACATATGGCTACTCTGGTTCATGATGACGTAATTGATGATGCGGAGACAAGAAGAGGTCAGCAAACGGTTAAATCGAAGTGGGACAATCGCTTAGCTATGTATACAGGTGATTATATATTAGCTGAGGCGTTGCTCACCATTACCTCTCTCCCTATTCCAAGGGTACATCAGGTCCTATCGCGTTCCATTATGTTAATGACGCTAGGAGAAATTGAACAGATTCGTGATTTCCATCGCTGGGACCAAAGTCTCCGGAATTATCTCAAGCGCATTAGGAGAAAGACAGCCTTACTTATAGCCATCAGTTGTCAGCTAGGAGCTATCGCAGCTGGAGCTCCGGAAAAGTACATACGGGCACTGTATAATTATGGTTATAATGTGGGAATGGCTTTTCAGATTACGGATGATATCCTGGATTTCACTGGCGATGAGAAAACTTTAGGGAAACCGGCTGGTAGTGATCTGCGTCAGGGGAATATTACACTTCCCGCTTTGTATTGTCTGCAACATGAGGATACAGCTATGCCACTAAAAGAAATGATGGAGAATGTAGTGGATGCAGATGGCAACACGCGGATTCACCTTCCAGACAACCGGGCCCAGGACGCTATTCAAATTATACGTGGCAGTAAAGGGCTAAGTTATGCGCAATCCTTGGCTGAACGTTATATTGAACGAGCTCTTGAGTGGTTAGAAGAGCTCCCAGAGGGTCAACCAAGAAGCTCACTTCGTGAAATTGCTCATTTCATTGGCAGAAGACAGTTTTAG
- the ndk gene encoding nucleoside-diphosphate kinase — protein sequence MERTFIMVKPDGVQRNLIGEIATRFEKKGFKLVGAKLMSVGQGLAEEHYGEHKERPFFGELVGFITSSPVFAMVWEGDNVIATARNMMGKTNPADAAPGTIRGDFGVSVGMNIIHGSDSAESAQREINLWFKEEELASYEKTVNKWV from the coding sequence TTGGAAAGAACTTTTATTATGGTTAAGCCTGATGGGGTACAACGCAATCTTATCGGAGAAATTGCAACTCGTTTTGAAAAGAAAGGTTTCAAACTAGTTGGCGCTAAATTGATGAGCGTTGGACAAGGTTTGGCTGAAGAGCATTACGGTGAACACAAAGAGCGTCCTTTCTTCGGGGAACTAGTTGGTTTCATTACTTCCAGCCCAGTTTTCGCTATGGTTTGGGAAGGTGACAATGTTATCGCGACAGCTCGTAACATGATGGGTAAAACGAACCCAGCTGACGCTGCACCTGGAACGATCCGTGGAGATTTTGGTGTAAGTGTTGGTATGAATATCATTCACGGTTCTGATTCCGCTGAAAGTGCACAACGCGAAATCAACCTTTGGTTCAAAGAAGAAGAATTAGCTTCTTACGAAAAAACGGTAAATAAGTGGGTTTAA
- a CDS encoding protein-glutamate O-methyltransferase CheR produces the protein MEDRDFLQFIANVKRKTGIDLALYKEAQMKRRLTSLRQKRGYSEFTSYFEAMNRDKELYYEFLDRMTINVSEFFRNSGRWDVLNKKILPRLLKEKPRLKCWSAACSTGEEPYTLSLILSQYMPLRDINILATDIDDGAIARAKVGVYSDRSLQECPKDLLKRHFMQEGNHYQISDDIKNTIKFKKHNLLAEPFDSGYDLIICRNVMIYFTEEAKHHLYQEFSDALRPGGVLFVGSTEQIFQPQQYRFETEDTFFYRKVL, from the coding sequence ATGGAAGATCGAGATTTTTTACAGTTTATCGCCAATGTTAAGCGGAAGACAGGTATTGACTTGGCACTGTATAAAGAAGCCCAGATGAAGCGCAGATTAACATCATTACGACAGAAAAGAGGGTATTCGGAGTTTACCTCTTATTTTGAAGCAATGAATCGAGATAAAGAACTTTATTATGAATTCTTGGATCGAATGACGATTAACGTATCCGAGTTTTTTCGCAATTCGGGACGCTGGGATGTACTTAATAAGAAGATTCTTCCTCGCTTGCTTAAGGAGAAACCTAGATTGAAGTGTTGGAGTGCCGCTTGCTCGACAGGTGAAGAGCCCTATACTTTATCTTTGATTTTATCCCAATATATGCCGCTTAGAGATATTAACATTTTAGCTACTGACATTGATGACGGGGCTATTGCTAGAGCGAAGGTTGGTGTCTATAGCGATCGTTCTCTACAGGAGTGTCCGAAGGACTTGCTTAAGAGGCATTTTATGCAGGAAGGTAACCATTATCAAATTAGTGATGATATTAAGAATACGATTAAGTTTAAGAAGCATAATCTGCTCGCAGAACCTTTTGATTCCGGGTATGACTTAATTATATGCCGTAATGTGATGATTTATTTTACAGAGGAAGCCAAGCACCATCTCTATCAGGAGTTTAGTGACGCGTTACGTCCTGGCGGTGTTTTGTTTGTCGGGAGCACAGAGCAGATTTTCCAGCCGCAGCAGTATAGGTTTGAGACGGAGGATACTTTCTTTTATCGTAAAGTTTTATAA
- the aroC gene encoding chorismate synthase codes for MRYLTAGESHGPQLTAIIEGIPSNVPISAEKINEELQRRQKGHGRGRRMQIEKDQVRIVAGVRHGLTTGAPICLVVENKDWTHWEHIMGPDPIEGDEEVKRQVTRPRPGHADLNGALKYNQKDMRNILERSSARETAVRVAVGSVARQLLEQFDIKVGGHVKRIGSVEASDVEVSLEELIRITEESPVRCLDPEAGQKMMDLIDKAKQDGDSLGGIVEVIVEGVPIGLGSHVQWDRKLDGRLAQAIMSIQAFKGVEIGVGFEAASRPGSQVHDEIIWTEEQGFTRSTNRAGGLEGGMTTGMPVVVRGVMKPIPTLYKPLMSVDMETKEPFAATIERSDNCAVPAASVVAEAVVSIEIAKAMCETFHSDNLQQMKASVEQFKQYLETI; via the coding sequence ATGAGATATTTAACAGCAGGAGAATCGCACGGTCCTCAGCTGACAGCTATTATTGAAGGGATACCAAGTAACGTTCCTATATCTGCTGAGAAAATTAACGAAGAATTGCAGCGTCGCCAGAAAGGACATGGTCGAGGTCGCAGAATGCAAATTGAGAAGGATCAGGTTCGCATTGTGGCGGGCGTACGTCACGGACTAACCACAGGTGCACCAATCTGTTTAGTTGTTGAGAATAAGGATTGGACTCACTGGGAGCACATCATGGGGCCGGATCCAATTGAAGGGGATGAGGAAGTCAAGAGACAGGTGACTCGCCCTAGACCAGGACATGCCGATCTGAATGGTGCATTAAAATATAACCAAAAAGATATGCGTAACATCTTAGAACGTTCTAGTGCGAGAGAAACAGCGGTTAGAGTGGCTGTAGGTTCTGTAGCTAGACAATTATTAGAACAGTTCGACATTAAAGTTGGCGGACATGTGAAGCGAATTGGTTCAGTTGAAGCAAGTGATGTGGAAGTGTCCCTTGAGGAGTTAATCCGAATTACAGAGGAATCACCTGTCCGTTGCTTAGATCCAGAAGCTGGACAAAAGATGATGGATCTTATTGATAAAGCAAAGCAAGATGGGGACTCCTTAGGTGGTATCGTTGAAGTCATTGTAGAAGGTGTGCCAATTGGACTAGGAAGCCATGTTCAGTGGGATCGGAAATTAGATGGAAGATTGGCTCAGGCCATTATGAGTATTCAAGCTTTTAAGGGAGTAGAGATTGGAGTTGGTTTTGAAGCCGCCTCTCGTCCTGGATCTCAGGTGCATGATGAAATTATTTGGACAGAGGAGCAAGGGTTTACTCGTAGCACCAACCGTGCGGGTGGTCTAGAAGGCGGAATGACGACGGGAATGCCGGTTGTTGTTCGTGGGGTGATGAAGCCTATCCCTACGTTGTACAAACCTCTTATGAGCGTCGATATGGAGACGAAGGAGCCATTCGCTGCGACAATTGAACGATCTGACAATTGTGCTGTACCAGCCGCTTCTGTTGTTGCTGAAGCGGTGGTCTCTATTGAAATTGCGAAAGCGATGTGTGAAACATTCCACAGCGATAACCTTCAGCAAATGAAGGCTAGTGTGGAACAATTCAAACAGTACTTGGAGACGATCTAA
- the aroB gene encoding 3-dehydroquinate synthase — protein sequence MKRLTVDLGERSYPIVIGKDILGQLPQELADRGITSKNRLLIVTDHQVAPLYLERVQSILTLAGYEHAFHVISAGEQAKTLSVLEEVTGSALKAGLDRKSVFIALGGGVVGDLTGFCAATYMRGVPFVQIPTTLLAHDSSVGGKVAVNHPMGKNIIGAFHQPSLVLYDTETLKTLPPREIYAGFAEVIKHGLIWSESFTDWLEQHAENLLALQSPYIDEAIYQGCLIKSQVVSEDETEQGKRAILNLGHTFGHAMESLSHYGGLIHGEAVAIGMVAAAVLAERIGICDPNQNVSSRTIELLKKFQLPVQIPAQFQPDALLEAMRLDKKGSGGKLVFVLPKSIGAVEIVRDVPEDEVIQVLKLVKEVE from the coding sequence ATGAAAAGATTAACCGTGGATTTAGGGGAAAGGAGCTACCCCATTGTCATCGGAAAAGATATCCTGGGACAGCTTCCTCAAGAACTAGCGGATCGGGGCATTACTTCGAAAAATCGATTATTAATTGTAACCGATCATCAAGTAGCTCCCCTGTATTTAGAACGGGTTCAGTCCATACTGACGTTGGCTGGCTATGAGCATGCCTTCCATGTGATCTCAGCTGGAGAACAGGCGAAAACTTTAAGCGTCTTGGAAGAGGTAACGGGAAGTGCGCTTAAAGCTGGATTAGATCGAAAGTCTGTGTTCATTGCTCTAGGTGGTGGGGTTGTAGGTGATTTAACGGGTTTTTGTGCTGCGACCTATATGCGAGGGGTACCGTTCGTTCAAATCCCGACTACGCTATTGGCTCATGATAGCAGTGTCGGAGGTAAGGTGGCTGTCAATCACCCAATGGGTAAGAATATCATTGGTGCATTCCATCAGCCAAGTCTCGTTCTTTATGATACAGAAACGTTGAAGACATTACCTCCAAGGGAAATCTACGCTGGCTTTGCTGAAGTCATTAAGCATGGATTAATTTGGAGTGAATCTTTTACTGATTGGCTAGAACAACATGCAGAAAATCTTCTGGCTCTTCAATCTCCATATATTGATGAAGCGATCTATCAGGGCTGTCTGATTAAGTCTCAAGTCGTCTCCGAAGACGAAACGGAACAAGGAAAAAGAGCGATATTAAATTTAGGACATACATTTGGGCATGCTATGGAGTCTTTATCTCATTATGGCGGCTTAATTCATGGTGAAGCGGTAGCCATCGGTATGGTTGCCGCCGCCGTGCTTGCAGAACGAATCGGCATTTGTGATCCGAACCAAAATGTGTCCTCTCGTACTATCGAGCTGCTTAAGAAGTTCCAACTTCCTGTGCAGATCCCTGCCCAATTTCAACCGGATGCCTTGTTAGAAGCCATGCGCCTTGATAAAAAGGGGAGTGGTGGAAAGCTTGTATTTGTGCTTCCTAAGAGCATTGGAGCAGTAGAGATTGTTCGTGACGTACCGGAGGATGAAGTGATTCAAGTTTTAAAACTAGTAAAAGAGGTGGAATGA
- the aroH gene encoding chorismate mutase, with protein sequence MGVRGIRGATTIKEDTSIEILEATQELMEELINQNVFLPEHVAAVFITVTTDIAADFPAKAIRKIPGWELVPLMCSTEIPVPESLPKCIRIMMLVNTDLNPDEVKHVFLRDAVKLRPDLAQKNALTS encoded by the coding sequence ATGGGGGTTAGGGGAATACGTGGAGCCACTACTATTAAAGAAGATACGTCGATAGAGATACTAGAAGCAACACAGGAGCTCATGGAGGAACTGATTAATCAGAACGTCTTTTTGCCTGAGCATGTTGCGGCTGTATTTATTACTGTAACGACGGATATTGCAGCTGACTTCCCTGCAAAGGCGATACGTAAGATACCAGGATGGGAATTAGTCCCTCTCATGTGTTCTACGGAAATTCCTGTTCCTGAGAGTTTACCGAAGTGTATCCGGATTATGATGCTTGTTAACACGGATTTGAATCCGGATGAGGTGAAGCACGTATTTTTAAGGGATGCAGTAAAGTTACGCCCGGACTTGGCCCAGAAAAATGCGTTGACATCTTAG
- the trpE gene encoding anthranilate synthase component I, whose protein sequence is MYYPPIEKALELAAEYQLIPIRMTFMADQETPISIFQRLRCNGSFLLESVEGGTRWARYSFIGLNPLLRLEAKNGEVRVQYRDRPPLYTAEHPIERLRQELQNLRSPDELDFPRFSGGAVGYFGYDILRYYEDLPEAASDDLKMDDVKFMFADEVIVFDHLKQEIQVIGHIQVGPEDKPLDIERKYKACCERIKALARRTRSTEMTSRDLYVLPTQYDPIEVQSNVTQEEFIQRVKRAKEYIASGDIFQVVLSQRFMIEDVPDPFHVYRVLRSLNPSPYMYFLQFSEEEILVGTSPELLVRVEEGKVENRPIAGTRQRGRDSKEDEQLKADLLADEKERAEHHMLVDLGRNDIGRVSAYGTVKVEQLMEIEMYSHVMHIVSHVTGRLQKEKDAFDALVSCFPAGTVSGAPKLRAMEIIAELENEARNAYAGAIGYFSFSGNMDSCITIRTIVFKDGRAYIQAGAGIVADSVPVKEFEETENKAKALIRAIQMAKQIQRLEEDEEYVSTTAQ, encoded by the coding sequence ATGTATTATCCCCCAATAGAAAAGGCGCTAGAACTAGCTGCCGAATATCAATTGATACCTATTCGTATGACATTTATGGCTGATCAAGAAACGCCGATCAGTATCTTTCAAAGACTAAGATGCAATGGTTCGTTTCTCTTAGAGAGTGTAGAGGGTGGAACCCGCTGGGCCAGATACTCCTTTATCGGATTGAATCCGTTACTCAGACTAGAAGCGAAAAATGGGGAAGTAAGAGTACAATATCGTGATCGTCCCCCTCTTTATACGGCAGAGCACCCGATTGAACGATTGCGACAAGAATTACAGAATCTTCGCAGCCCGGATGAATTGGATTTCCCTCGCTTTTCTGGCGGAGCAGTAGGATACTTCGGATACGATATCCTCCGTTACTACGAGGATCTTCCTGAAGCGGCATCAGACGACCTCAAGATGGATGATGTGAAGTTTATGTTTGCTGATGAAGTTATTGTATTTGACCATCTGAAGCAGGAGATCCAAGTCATTGGTCATATACAGGTCGGTCCCGAAGATAAGCCTCTGGATATCGAAAGGAAATATAAAGCCTGTTGCGAACGAATAAAAGCATTAGCTCGCAGAACGCGCAGCACGGAGATGACTTCGAGAGATCTTTATGTTCTTCCCACCCAGTACGATCCGATTGAGGTTCAATCGAATGTAACGCAGGAAGAATTTATTCAAAGAGTCAAGAGAGCGAAAGAATACATTGCTTCAGGTGATATTTTCCAAGTAGTACTATCTCAGCGGTTTATGATTGAGGATGTTCCAGATCCGTTCCATGTTTACAGGGTGCTGCGTTCTTTGAACCCTTCGCCTTATATGTATTTCCTCCAATTTAGCGAAGAAGAGATTCTCGTTGGTACGTCCCCAGAACTATTGGTTCGTGTAGAGGAGGGAAAGGTAGAGAATCGTCCGATAGCCGGCACGCGCCAGAGAGGAAGAGATTCGAAGGAAGATGAACAGTTAAAAGCGGATCTCCTAGCCGATGAGAAGGAGCGGGCAGAGCACCATATGCTTGTTGATCTAGGTCGAAATGATATTGGTCGGGTCTCAGCCTATGGAACTGTAAAGGTTGAACAATTGATGGAAATTGAGATGTACTCCCATGTGATGCATATTGTCTCTCACGTAACGGGCAGACTGCAGAAGGAGAAGGATGCTTTCGATGCCTTGGTATCTTGTTTCCCAGCAGGTACGGTTTCCGGTGCACCGAAGCTTCGAGCGATGGAGATCATTGCGGAATTAGAGAACGAAGCACGCAATGCCTATGCCGGGGCCATCGGATATTTTAGCTTTTCGGGCAATATGGATTCTTGTATTACCATTCGAACGATCGTCTTTAAGGATGGGAGAGCCTATATTCAAGCAGGAGCAGGGATTGTGGCGGACTCTGTGCCTGTCAAGGAGTTTGAAGAAACAGAAAATAAGGCAAAAGCACTTATTCGTGCGATCCAAATGGCAAAACAGATTCAGAGATTAGAGGAGGATGAAGAGTATGTTTCAACAACTGCTCAATAA
- the trpD gene encoding anthranilate phosphoribosyltransferase, with the protein MFQQLLNKVVEMKHLSREESREAMGLIMSGEVPPSQLASFLTALKIKGETVEEITGFALTMREKALKVEVPSDNLIDTCGTGGDGGKTFNISTASAFVAAAGGARVAKHGNRAVSSKSGSADVLEKLGVSIQLSEDEAKRCLERTNLCFMFAPFYHQAMKHAVATRKEIGFRTVFNLLGPLTNPAQADRQLIGVYDGRLAEKVAHVLRELGLVRCLIVAGEDGLDEISVSAATKVVELKNGDIHSYHIRPEDLGLRSYAISEVSGGKAVENASIIHRVFSGEQGADRDIVLANSAASLYLSEQASSIQEGVKLAAEIIDQGLALEKLNQLVQVTRGLSRAS; encoded by the coding sequence ATGTTTCAACAACTGCTCAATAAGGTAGTCGAAATGAAACATTTGAGTCGAGAAGAGTCGAGAGAGGCCATGGGTCTCATTATGTCAGGTGAAGTTCCCCCTTCCCAGTTGGCAAGCTTTCTTACGGCGCTAAAAATAAAGGGAGAGACGGTAGAGGAGATTACGGGGTTTGCCTTAACCATGAGAGAGAAAGCATTAAAAGTGGAAGTGCCATCGGATAATCTCATTGATACATGCGGAACAGGAGGAGACGGAGGCAAGACCTTTAATATATCAACTGCCTCCGCGTTTGTGGCTGCAGCCGGCGGAGCGAGAGTTGCGAAGCATGGGAATCGTGCCGTATCCAGCAAGAGTGGAAGTGCAGATGTGCTCGAGAAGTTAGGTGTATCCATTCAGTTGAGTGAAGACGAAGCAAAGCGGTGTCTAGAGAGAACGAATCTATGCTTTATGTTTGCTCCCTTCTACCACCAAGCGATGAAGCATGCAGTGGCTACTCGTAAAGAAATTGGATTTCGGACTGTCTTTAACTTGCTTGGTCCCTTAACGAATCCAGCACAGGCGGATCGCCAGCTTATAGGCGTATATGACGGTCGGCTAGCTGAGAAGGTCGCTCATGTTTTGCGAGAGCTTGGCTTGGTAAGATGTTTAATCGTAGCAGGGGAAGATGGTTTGGATGAGATTAGTGTCTCAGCGGCAACGAAAGTCGTTGAATTGAAGAATGGGGATATTCATTCCTACCATATACGTCCGGAGGATCTAGGCTTAAGAAGTTATGCGATATCTGAAGTATCGGGAGGAAAAGCAGTAGAGAATGCCTCCATTATTCATCGTGTTTTTTCAGGAGAACAGGGTGCTGATCGGGATATTGTATTGGCCAACAGTGCAGCTTCCTTGTATTTATCAGAACAAGCTTCTTCTATACAAGAGGGAGTAAAGCTTGCAGCAGAAATAATTGACCAAGGATTAGCACTTGAGAAGCTAAACCAATTAGTTCAGGTGACAAGGGGGTTGTCTCGTGCTTCATAA
- the trpC gene encoding indole-3-glycerol phosphate synthase TrpC, translated as MLHKIVEQKHREIELLKQQLDLKQAERLVMDLSPTRPFIDRLIHSHRPVSVIAEVKKASPSKGLIREDFDPLFIAQAYEEAQVDAMSVLTDVPFFQGSKEYLEQISQQCQVPIIRKDFLVDPLQVYEARLMGADCILLIAAILTSQQLAELSTLAKDLDLDVLIEVHNREELELVLTSTHPGIIGINNRNLKTFETSLSTTEELLKYVPTGLPVVSESGIHSSDDIRYLEGLGVRAVLVGEHFMRQQNIRLAVEELVGC; from the coding sequence GTGCTTCATAAAATAGTGGAACAAAAACATAGAGAAATTGAACTTCTAAAACAGCAACTGGACTTAAAGCAGGCAGAGCGATTGGTGATGGATTTATCCCCCACTCGTCCTTTCATTGACAGGTTGATTCACAGCCATCGGCCTGTAAGTGTCATTGCGGAGGTGAAAAAGGCATCACCTTCTAAGGGATTGATTCGGGAGGATTTTGATCCCCTCTTCATTGCACAAGCTTATGAAGAAGCTCAAGTCGACGCCATGTCTGTACTGACAGATGTACCATTTTTCCAGGGCAGTAAGGAATACTTAGAGCAAATTAGTCAGCAGTGTCAGGTTCCCATTATCCGCAAGGATTTTCTCGTTGATCCGTTGCAGGTGTATGAAGCTAGATTAATGGGAGCGGACTGCATTCTACTCATCGCAGCTATTCTAACTTCTCAGCAGTTGGCTGAATTATCTACCCTAGCAAAAGATCTTGATTTGGATGTATTAATTGAAGTGCATAATCGGGAAGAACTCGAACTCGTCTTAACTAGTACGCATCCAGGTATTATTGGCATTAACAATAGAAATCTTAAAACTTTTGAAACTTCCCTGTCTACAACCGAAGAGTTGTTGAAATATGTGCCTACAGGCTTGCCTGTTGTAAGTGAAAGCGGGATTCATTCTAGTGATGATATCCGCTACCTTGAAGGTTTAGGCGTAAGGGCTGTTCTAGTAGGAGAGCACTTTATGCGTCAACAGAACATCCGCTTAGCGGTGGAGGAGCTGGTTGGATGTTAA
- a CDS encoding phosphoribosylanthranilate isomerase codes for MLITRPLIKCCGFQDVEDIVKLESVDIDFVGFILAPSKRRVPLEKLPTLVEAVPAGKKKVGVFVNPSLTEIRDVMSIAKLDVVQLHGQETPSLCKEIKGEFGVEIIKVVHIDSTESMPLPLGEYGDYIDFLLLDTFDKKMAGGTGKTFRWEVIPAYQQWCVDHHVKLLVAGGITPENVGQLISDWPLGGVDVASGIETEGKKALVKMLQLVERVKEYGGRA; via the coding sequence ATGTTAATCACTAGACCTCTCATCAAGTGCTGTGGATTTCAGGATGTGGAGGATATAGTCAAACTAGAGTCGGTAGATATTGACTTCGTTGGCTTCATACTTGCTCCAAGCAAGAGGAGAGTTCCATTGGAGAAGCTTCCAACCCTAGTTGAGGCGGTGCCTGCTGGGAAAAAGAAGGTTGGAGTATTTGTGAATCCTAGTTTGACTGAAATAAGAGACGTGATGTCCATAGCCAAGCTAGACGTCGTTCAGCTACATGGTCAGGAGACTCCATCTCTGTGCAAGGAGATCAAAGGAGAATTCGGTGTGGAAATCATTAAAGTTGTCCATATTGATTCCACTGAATCGATGCCCCTTCCGCTCGGGGAATACGGCGATTACATTGATTTTCTGCTGCTAGATACTTTTGATAAAAAAATGGCCGGAGGGACGGGAAAGACCTTCCGTTGGGAGGTCATACCCGCCTATCAGCAATGGTGCGTGGATCATCACGTAAAATTGCTAGTAGCCGGGGGAATTACGCCAGAAAACGTAGGGCAACTAATCAGCGATTGGCCGCTGGGCGGAGTGGATGTGGCCAGTGGAATAGAAACTGAGGGAAAAAAAGCTCTTGTAAAAATGCTGCAATTGGTAGAAAGGGTGAAAGAATATGGTGGTCGTGCCTAA